A genomic region of Scomber japonicus isolate fScoJap1 chromosome 5, fScoJap1.pri, whole genome shotgun sequence contains the following coding sequences:
- the LOC128359330 gene encoding aquaporin-9-like codes for MDIKQKRSMRQHCALKHGIFKEFLAEFLGTFVLVLFGCGSVAQTVLSRNSLGEPLTIHIGFSVGLMMAVYVAGGVSGGHVNPAVSLAMVVLGKLKIWKFPFYVIAQFLGAFAGAAAVFGLYYDAFMEFTSGILSVTGINATGHIFASYPARHLSVFGGFIDQVVGTGMLVLCILAIIDGGNIGAPKGVEPLAIGLIIMAIGVSMGLNCGYPLNPARDLGPRLFTAVAGWGMEVFSTADYWWWIPVAGPMAGGLIAAVIYYLLIELHHHHDEAEKPPEEEEEEEEEDEEDDDSSLKDKYEMITMS; via the exons ATGGACATAAAACAGAAGAGAAGCATGAGGCAACACTGTGCTCTGAAACATGGAATATTTAAGGAATTCCTGGCAGAATTCCTCGGGACCTTTGTCTTGGTT TTGTTCGGCTGTGGTTCGGTCGCTCAAACTGTCCTCAGTCGAAACTCCTTGGGTGAGCCGCTCACCATCCACATCGGCTTCTCTGTAGGACTGATGATGGCAGTGTATGTGGCAGGTGGAGTCTCAG GGGGCCATGTGAACCCTGCTGTGTCTCTGGCCATGGTGGTTCTGGGCAAACTGAAGATTTGGAAATTTCCTTTCTATGTCATCGCTCAATTTCTTGGTGCTTTTGCCGGAGCTGCTGCCGTTTTTGGATTATACTACG ATGCTTTCATGGAATTCACCAGTGGAATTCTGTCGGTGACTGGAATCAATGCAACAGGTCACATTTTTGCTTCCTACCCTGCGAGGCACCTGTCAGTTTTCGGCGGCTTCATTGATCAG GTGGTGGGGACAGGTATGCTGGTGTTGTGTATCTTGGCTATCATTGACGGAGGAAACATTGGAGCTCCTAAAGGCGTTGAGCCGCTTGCCATTGGCCTGATCATCATGGCCATCGGTGTATCCATGGGGCTGAACTGTGGTTATCCGCTGAACCCTGCCAGAGACCTGGGACCCCGACTGTTCACGGCTGTGGCAGGATGGGGGATGGAGGTCTTCAG tACTGCAGATTACTGGTGGTGGATCCCTGTGGCGGGGCCCATGGCGGGGGGCCTGATCGCGGCTGTCATCTACTACCTGCTCATCGAGCTGCACCACCACCATGACGAGGCCGAGAAGCcccctgaggaagaggaggaggaggaggaggaagatgaggaggatgacGACAGCAGTCTGAAGGACAAATATGAGATGATCACCATGagctaa
- the LOC128359316 gene encoding disintegrin and metalloproteinase domain-containing protein 10-like isoform X2: MFQEKKSHLIPLISTLEKSTVRKAPCLMAPLWMVSSRASFKPTMATTMWSLLKGTWGTKTCPSTLSSTMKTTYELHTEADFNDPVLLRRKRMAQIEKNTCQLFIQTDHLFFKYYKTREAVIAQISSHVKAIDAIYQGTDFMGIRNISFMVKRIRINTTNDERDRSNPFRFANIGVEKFLELNSEQNHDDYCLAYVFTDRDFDDGVLGLAWVGAPSGSSGGICEKSKLYSDGKKKSLNTGIITVQNYASHVPPKVSHITFAHEVGHNFGSPHDSGSECTPGESKSQDKKEKGNYIMYARATSGDKLNNNKFSICSVRNISQVLEKKRSNCFVESGQPICGNGLVEPGEECDCGYSDQCRDQCCYDANQHDSKKCKLKPNKVCSPSQGPCCTAECSYKGRNEKCREESECAHQGMCNGNGAQCPTSEPKANFTACHGETQVCLNGGCSGSICEKYGLEACTCASQEGKDETELCHVCCMEKMNPNTCSSTGSERLARFFNKKVTTLPAGSPCNDFKGYCDVFMKCRLVDADGPLARLKKAIFNPELYENIAEWIVAHWWAVLLMGIALIMLMAGFIKICSVHTPSSNPKLPPPKPLPGTLKRRRAQQHANSQVQHQSQHPHAHQHGHGGHGGHGGHGGHGGHGGQRQPQRQPQRQAQPQRHHRQPRENYQMGQMRR; the protein is encoded by the exons ATGTTTCAGGAGAAGAAATCCCATTTGATACCTCTCATATCTACACTGGAGAAATCTACG GTGAGAAAGGCACCCTGTCTCATGGCTCCATTGTGGATGGTAAGTTCGAGGGCTTCATTCAAACCTACCATGGCAACTACTATGTGGAGCCTGCTGAAAGGTACCTGGGGGACAAAGACGTGCCCTTCCACTCTGTCATCTACCATGAAGACGACATAC GAGCTCCACACCGAGGCTGACTTCAATGACCCCGTGCTGCTGAGGAGGAAAAGGATGGCCCAGATCGAGAAAAACACCTGCCAGCTCTTCATTCAGACTGATCACCTCTTTTTCAAGTATTACAAGACCAGAGAAGCTGTCATCGCTCAG ATCTCCAGTCATGTCAAAGCGATCGATGCTATCTATCAGGGCACAGACTTCATGGGCATTCGCAACATAAGCTTCATGGTGAAAAGGATCAGG ATAAACACCACCAACGATGAGAGGGACAGATCCAACCCGTTCCGCTTCGCCAACATCGGTGTGGAGAAGTTCCTGGAGCTGAACTCGGAGCAGAACCACGATGACTACTGCTTGGCTTACGTGTTCACCGACAGAGACTTTGATGACGGGGTGTTGGGTCTGGCCTGGGTGGGAGCCCCTTCAG GGAGCTCTGGAGGAATCTGTGAAAAAAGCAAGCTGTACTCAGACGGAAAAAAGAAGTCTCTCAACACTGGTATCATCACTGTGCAGAACTACGCCTCCCACGTACCTCCAAAAGTCTCCCATATCACTTTTGCACATGAAGTAGGACACAACTTCGGCTCCCCG CATGACTCTGGATCTGAGTGCACCCCTGGTGAATCCAAGAGCCAAGACAAGAAAGAGAAGGGCAACTACATCATGTATGCAAGAGCCACGTCGGGAGACAAGCTCAACAATAATAAGTTCTCCATCTGCAGCGTGCGTAACATCAGCCAGGTgctggagaagaagagaagcaaCTGTTTTGTCG AGTCTGGCCAGCCCATCTGTGGTAATGGTCTGGTGGAGCCAGGAGAGGAGTGTGACTGTGGCTACAGTGATCAGTGCAGAGACCAGTGCTGCTATGACGCCAACCAACATGATAGCAAGAAGTGCAAACTAAAGCCAAACAAAGTCTGCAG TCCCAGCCAGGGTCCTTGTTGCACCGCTGAGTGCTCTTACAAGGGTCGAAATGAGAAGTGCAGAGAGGAGTCAGAGTGCGCTCATCAGGGCATGTGTAACGGAAACGGCGCCCAGTGCCCCACGTCTGAGCCCAAGGCCAACTTCACCGCCTGCCACGGAGAGACTCAAGTCTGCCTCAATGGG GGCTGCTCTGGCTCCATCTGTGAAAAGTATGGGCTTGAGGCATGCACCTGTGCCAGCCAAGAAGGCAAGGATGAGACTGAGCTCTGCCACGTGTGCTGCATGGAGAAGa TGAATCCAAACACGTGCAGCAGTACAGGGTCGGAGCGTCTGGCTCGTTTCTTCAATAAGAAAGTGACCACGCTGCCAGCCGGCTCACCTTGCAACGACTTCAAGGGCTACTGCGACGTGTTCATGAAGTGCCGTCTGGTGGATGCAGATGGACCTCTCGCCAGACTGAAGAAGGCCATCTTCAACCCAGAGCTGTATGAGAATATTGCTGAGTGGATTGTG gcCCATTGGTGGGCAGTATTATTGATGGGTATAGCTCTCATCATGCTCATGGCTGGCTTCATTAAGATCTGTAGCGTACATACGCCAAGCAGTAACCCCAaactccccccccccaaaccacTTCCAG gcacTTTGAAGAGGCGGCGAGCGCAGCAGCACGCCAACTCCCAGGTGCAGCACCAGTCCCAGCACCCGCACGCCCACCAGCACGGCCACGGAGGTCACGGGGGACACGGCGGCCACGGCGGGCACGGAGGACACGGCGGCCAACGGCAACCCCAGAGGCAACCTCAACGGCAGGCGCAGCCCCAGAGGCACCACCGTCAGCCCAGAGAGAACTATCAGATGGGCCAGATGAGACGCTGA
- the LOC128359316 gene encoding disintegrin and metalloproteinase domain-containing protein 10-like isoform X1, whose amino-acid sequence MDLSDMLLLKLFLFVYLVNYTRGHYRNPLNKYIRHYEGLSYDTELIHSKHQRAKRALSHEDRFLHLDFHAHGRHFNLRMKRDTTLFAPDLKVDVSGEEIPFDTSHIYTGEIYGEKGTLSHGSIVDGKFEGFIQTYHGNYYVEPAERYLGDKDVPFHSVIYHEDDIHYPHKYGPEGGCADSSVFEKMKKYQASAIEQPPKELHTEADFNDPVLLRRKRMAQIEKNTCQLFIQTDHLFFKYYKTREAVIAQISSHVKAIDAIYQGTDFMGIRNISFMVKRIRINTTNDERDRSNPFRFANIGVEKFLELNSEQNHDDYCLAYVFTDRDFDDGVLGLAWVGAPSGSSGGICEKSKLYSDGKKKSLNTGIITVQNYASHVPPKVSHITFAHEVGHNFGSPHDSGSECTPGESKSQDKKEKGNYIMYARATSGDKLNNNKFSICSVRNISQVLEKKRSNCFVESGQPICGNGLVEPGEECDCGYSDQCRDQCCYDANQHDSKKCKLKPNKVCSPSQGPCCTAECSYKGRNEKCREESECAHQGMCNGNGAQCPTSEPKANFTACHGETQVCLNGGCSGSICEKYGLEACTCASQEGKDETELCHVCCMEKMNPNTCSSTGSERLARFFNKKVTTLPAGSPCNDFKGYCDVFMKCRLVDADGPLARLKKAIFNPELYENIAEWIVAHWWAVLLMGIALIMLMAGFIKICSVHTPSSNPKLPPPKPLPGTLKRRRAQQHANSQVQHQSQHPHAHQHGHGGHGGHGGHGGHGGHGGQRQPQRQPQRQAQPQRHHRQPRENYQMGQMRR is encoded by the exons GCATTTTAATTTACGAATGAAGAGAGATACCACCTTGTTTGCCCCAGATTTAAAGGTGGATGTTTCAGGAGAAGAAATCCCATTTGATACCTCTCATATCTACACTGGAGAAATCTACG GTGAGAAAGGCACCCTGTCTCATGGCTCCATTGTGGATGGTAAGTTCGAGGGCTTCATTCAAACCTACCATGGCAACTACTATGTGGAGCCTGCTGAAAGGTACCTGGGGGACAAAGACGTGCCCTTCCACTCTGTCATCTACCATGAAGACGACATAC ACTACCCGCACAAGTACGGCCCAGAGGGAGGCTGTGCTGATAGCTCGGTGTTTGAAAAGATGAAGAAGTACCAAGCCAGCGCCATAGAGCAGCCACCCAAG GAGCTCCACACCGAGGCTGACTTCAATGACCCCGTGCTGCTGAGGAGGAAAAGGATGGCCCAGATCGAGAAAAACACCTGCCAGCTCTTCATTCAGACTGATCACCTCTTTTTCAAGTATTACAAGACCAGAGAAGCTGTCATCGCTCAG ATCTCCAGTCATGTCAAAGCGATCGATGCTATCTATCAGGGCACAGACTTCATGGGCATTCGCAACATAAGCTTCATGGTGAAAAGGATCAGG ATAAACACCACCAACGATGAGAGGGACAGATCCAACCCGTTCCGCTTCGCCAACATCGGTGTGGAGAAGTTCCTGGAGCTGAACTCGGAGCAGAACCACGATGACTACTGCTTGGCTTACGTGTTCACCGACAGAGACTTTGATGACGGGGTGTTGGGTCTGGCCTGGGTGGGAGCCCCTTCAG GGAGCTCTGGAGGAATCTGTGAAAAAAGCAAGCTGTACTCAGACGGAAAAAAGAAGTCTCTCAACACTGGTATCATCACTGTGCAGAACTACGCCTCCCACGTACCTCCAAAAGTCTCCCATATCACTTTTGCACATGAAGTAGGACACAACTTCGGCTCCCCG CATGACTCTGGATCTGAGTGCACCCCTGGTGAATCCAAGAGCCAAGACAAGAAAGAGAAGGGCAACTACATCATGTATGCAAGAGCCACGTCGGGAGACAAGCTCAACAATAATAAGTTCTCCATCTGCAGCGTGCGTAACATCAGCCAGGTgctggagaagaagagaagcaaCTGTTTTGTCG AGTCTGGCCAGCCCATCTGTGGTAATGGTCTGGTGGAGCCAGGAGAGGAGTGTGACTGTGGCTACAGTGATCAGTGCAGAGACCAGTGCTGCTATGACGCCAACCAACATGATAGCAAGAAGTGCAAACTAAAGCCAAACAAAGTCTGCAG TCCCAGCCAGGGTCCTTGTTGCACCGCTGAGTGCTCTTACAAGGGTCGAAATGAGAAGTGCAGAGAGGAGTCAGAGTGCGCTCATCAGGGCATGTGTAACGGAAACGGCGCCCAGTGCCCCACGTCTGAGCCCAAGGCCAACTTCACCGCCTGCCACGGAGAGACTCAAGTCTGCCTCAATGGG GGCTGCTCTGGCTCCATCTGTGAAAAGTATGGGCTTGAGGCATGCACCTGTGCCAGCCAAGAAGGCAAGGATGAGACTGAGCTCTGCCACGTGTGCTGCATGGAGAAGa TGAATCCAAACACGTGCAGCAGTACAGGGTCGGAGCGTCTGGCTCGTTTCTTCAATAAGAAAGTGACCACGCTGCCAGCCGGCTCACCTTGCAACGACTTCAAGGGCTACTGCGACGTGTTCATGAAGTGCCGTCTGGTGGATGCAGATGGACCTCTCGCCAGACTGAAGAAGGCCATCTTCAACCCAGAGCTGTATGAGAATATTGCTGAGTGGATTGTG gcCCATTGGTGGGCAGTATTATTGATGGGTATAGCTCTCATCATGCTCATGGCTGGCTTCATTAAGATCTGTAGCGTACATACGCCAAGCAGTAACCCCAaactccccccccccaaaccacTTCCAG gcacTTTGAAGAGGCGGCGAGCGCAGCAGCACGCCAACTCCCAGGTGCAGCACCAGTCCCAGCACCCGCACGCCCACCAGCACGGCCACGGAGGTCACGGGGGACACGGCGGCCACGGCGGGCACGGAGGACACGGCGGCCAACGGCAACCCCAGAGGCAACCTCAACGGCAGGCGCAGCCCCAGAGGCACCACCGTCAGCCCAGAGAGAACTATCAGATGGGCCAGATGAGACGCTGA